One genomic segment of Marinitoga piezophila KA3 includes these proteins:
- a CDS encoding MFS transporter, translating into MGEFLGLGNALVFTAMLHLSSNIFLIFIHESEHRQTLRLKDLFNLKDFDKLQYHIVKIHLIRTFLIGFGAGLFVNFGNIIFKDLFNLQPTMIGAALAFAQFGAAVGSIFSSKISRKIGAYQFSLIMNILVIPLIISFAFVRDPYAFTVLYALRFSFMNMTNPVSTTIVMSYIPQKKVTTISSIRNFLNFISRSLAAVVFGFITSLSNGYTYLFLVSSVFYIISLYFLIELFRPIKKDKIFLNLYK; encoded by the coding sequence ATGGGCGAGTTTTTAGGGCTTGGAAATGCATTAGTTTTTACAGCGATGCTTCATCTTTCTTCAAATATATTTTTGATTTTTATTCATGAAAGCGAACACAGACAGACTTTGCGTTTAAAGGATTTATTTAATTTAAAAGATTTTGATAAGTTGCAATATCATATAGTAAAGATACATTTAATAAGAACCTTTTTAATAGGATTTGGTGCGGGATTATTTGTGAATTTTGGGAATATTATATTTAAGGACCTGTTTAATTTACAACCTACTATGATAGGAGCAGCTCTTGCTTTTGCGCAGTTTGGCGCAGCGGTAGGATCGATATTTTCATCGAAAATATCGAGAAAAATCGGTGCTTATCAATTTTCGCTTATTATGAATATCCTTGTTATACCGTTGATTATCTCCTTTGCTTTTGTTAGAGATCCTTATGCATTTACGGTATTATATGCTTTGAGGTTTTCGTTTATGAATATGACTAATCCGGTATCGACCACTATTGTAATGAGTTATATTCCACAAAAAAAGGTTACTACTATTAGCAGTATAAGAAATTTTTTGAATTTTATTTCACGTTCTCTTGCAGCTGTTGTTTTTGGATTTATAACTTCATTGAGTAATGGATATACATATCTATTTCTTGTGAGTTCGGTGTTTTATATAATTTCTCTTTATTTCTTAATAGAATTATTTAGACCTATAAAAAAAGATAAAATATTCTTGAATTTGTATAAATAA
- a CDS encoding TIM-barrel domain-containing protein yields MLKANLLNFTTLYRFGTPFETDAVTLDKKSLNFTETEQLPFFSFEKNDTIFTLKFQLNEEDRIYGLGQTLGGLNKRGKRYKLYATDDPLHTPEKESLYGSHPFLIVNNKFGLFIDYPSEIIFDIGFTKHDIMEITIPSNNFDLYIFNSQNNIEIIKEYLKLTGTPYIPPKWAFGYQQCRWSYPDAKTIKEVAENFRKKEIPCDAIYMDIDYMKDFKVFTIDENKFPDFDKFMKEMKEKGFKLVPIVDPGVKIEKGYDVYEEGKEKGYFCKDKDGKDFVATVWPGFTHFPDFLNPEVRKWWGRKYKLFTDLGIYSFWNDMNEPSIFFVPDALKKYLKEINEMLNKEIGLEFFGIKDGINALSNKREYYSEFYHNTPYGKFSNEELHNLYGYYMAKATVEGFNELIPDKRYLLLSRSSYAGHHRIATIWMGDNMSWWEHMLVNIRMLLSLNMAGFFYTGADIGGFGSNASPELVIRWMQLGVFSPLYRNHSALGTRHQEPWAFDENIENIMKKIIEFRYALIPYLYSEFFNSIEELTPFISPLFLHYNDDETSFEIEDQFMVGKSLMAAPIIQPNAKGRFVYLPENKWLYWKVSDFKERNVEVLNPGTHYIKAGLNEIPVFIKENSLIVLNEEKLNYVDEKATEEIIVIGFVTDKAEFIYFEDDGESFAFKEGNYAKIKITVIKNKNGYDFEVEKDESEKFETSLKRIKFEIYNENNEKVVFTLSL; encoded by the coding sequence ATGCTAAAAGCCAATCTTTTAAATTTTACAACATTATATAGATTCGGAACACCATTTGAAACAGACGCTGTAACACTCGACAAAAAATCGCTTAATTTCACCGAAACAGAACAACTCCCCTTCTTTTCTTTTGAAAAAAACGACACAATTTTCACATTAAAATTCCAGCTCAATGAAGAAGACCGTATATACGGTTTAGGACAAACACTTGGAGGATTAAACAAAAGGGGAAAACGCTATAAACTATATGCAACAGATGACCCTTTACACACACCGGAAAAAGAGTCATTATATGGTTCTCACCCTTTCTTAATAGTCAACAACAAATTTGGACTCTTTATTGATTATCCATCAGAAATAATATTTGACATAGGATTTACAAAACACGACATAATGGAAATCACAATCCCATCAAACAATTTTGATTTATACATATTCAACTCACAAAACAATATTGAAATTATCAAAGAATATTTAAAGCTAACGGGAACACCATATATTCCTCCAAAATGGGCTTTTGGATATCAACAATGCCGATGGAGTTACCCTGATGCTAAAACAATAAAAGAAGTCGCTGAAAACTTTAGAAAAAAAGAAATTCCATGTGATGCAATATATATGGATATTGATTATATGAAAGACTTTAAAGTCTTTACCATCGATGAAAACAAATTTCCAGACTTCGATAAATTTATGAAAGAAATGAAAGAAAAAGGATTTAAACTCGTTCCCATAGTTGACCCAGGTGTAAAAATCGAAAAAGGATATGACGTCTATGAAGAAGGAAAAGAAAAAGGATATTTTTGTAAAGACAAAGATGGAAAAGACTTTGTAGCAACAGTATGGCCTGGATTCACACATTTTCCAGACTTTTTAAATCCAGAAGTTAGAAAATGGTGGGGAAGAAAATATAAATTATTCACAGATCTTGGAATATACTCATTCTGGAATGATATGAATGAACCATCAATTTTCTTCGTTCCAGACGCTTTAAAAAAATATCTTAAAGAAATAAATGAAATGCTAAACAAAGAAATAGGTCTGGAGTTCTTTGGAATAAAAGACGGAATAAACGCTCTTTCAAACAAAAGGGAATATTACAGCGAATTCTATCATAATACCCCTTATGGAAAATTCTCAAATGAAGAATTACATAATCTATATGGTTATTATATGGCAAAAGCTACAGTTGAAGGATTTAATGAACTTATTCCAGATAAAAGATATTTATTATTATCAAGAAGCAGCTATGCCGGACATCATAGAATAGCCACCATATGGATGGGCGATAATATGTCCTGGTGGGAACATATGCTCGTAAATATAAGAATGCTCCTCTCATTAAACATGGCAGGATTCTTCTATACCGGCGCTGATATAGGCGGATTTGGCAGCAATGCGTCACCGGAATTAGTTATTAGATGGATGCAACTTGGAGTTTTCTCACCATTATACAGAAATCACTCAGCTCTTGGAACCCGTCACCAGGAACCATGGGCTTTTGACGAAAATATTGAAAATATAATGAAAAAAATCATAGAGTTTAGATATGCCTTAATCCCATATCTTTATTCTGAATTCTTCAATTCAATTGAAGAATTAACACCTTTTATTTCACCTCTATTCTTGCATTATAACGACGATGAAACTTCCTTTGAAATAGAAGATCAATTCATGGTTGGAAAATCCTTAATGGCTGCACCAATAATACAGCCTAATGCAAAAGGTCGTTTTGTATATTTACCTGAAAATAAATGGTTATACTGGAAAGTTTCTGATTTTAAAGAAAGAAATGTAGAAGTTTTAAACCCAGGAACACATTACATAAAAGCGGGATTAAATGAAATACCTGTGTTTATAAAAGAAAATTCATTAATCGTATTAAACGAAGAAAAATTAAATTATGTTGATGAAAAAGCAACGGAAGAAATTATCGTTATAGGTTTTGTAACTGACAAAGCGGAATTCATCTATTTTGAAGATGATGGAGAAAGCTTTGCATTTAAAGAAGGCAATTATGCAAAAATAAAGATTACTGTAATCAAGAATAAAAATGGATATGACTTTGAAGTTGAAAAAGATGAAAGTGAAAAATTCGAAACTTCCTTAAAAAGAATAAAATTTGAGATTTATAATGAAAATAATGAGAAAGTAGTTTTTACTCTTTCTTTATAG
- a CDS encoding xanthine dehydrogenase family protein molybdopterin-binding subunit yields the protein MKEVKRTIKKIDGYGLVSGKPVYTDDLAPKDALIVKILRSPHAFAKIKNIDTSEAEKMDGVECVLTYKNVPRNIITRAGQGYPEPSPYDKFVLDEYVRYVGDEVAVVAARDEITAEKALKLIKVEYEVLEPVLDFEKSKGSKSIIHPEADYKSEGFISSDPKNNIAASYEMSVGDVEEEIEKSEIVVKERFYTQAQAHVMMEPHAAYTYLDMQGRLVVVSSTQVPFHVRRILARALGMEISKIRVIKPRVGGGFGGKQGIHGEPYAALVTLKTGKPAKVYYTRKEVFESTYTRHPMRFDVTIGADKDGKIRVIDVRGLSDTGAYGEHALTTFMVAGSKVLPMYNKVKAVRFGGDVVYTNHPPAGAYRGYGAIQANFAIESAMDMLAEKLGMDPVKLREINMIREGETSPIFKIMGEGREGVEMIVNSCKLDECIEKGVKKINWEEKFKAEKKGTKVKGVGMAIAMQGSGIAKIDMAAATLKLNDDGSFNLLIGATDIGTGSDTILSQIAAEALNVPTEMIIPYSSDTDTTPFDTGAYASSTTYVSGNAVRLAAEKMKNEIIKAGAEYFEVPEEEVEFDGKEIKTKDKKISLKKLAEILYYNENQKQLSVTASYVGEESPPPFMAGFAEVEVDTETGKVDLLNYVAVVDCGTPINPNLAKVQVEGGLAQGIGMAMYEEVIYDKNGRLLTNNLMNYKIPSRPDIKNLDVELVDSYEPTGPYGAKSVGEIGIDTPPAAIANAVYNAVGVRIKDLPITPEKVLKALKEKK from the coding sequence ATGAAAGAAGTAAAAAGAACTATCAAAAAAATAGACGGTTATGGACTTGTTAGTGGAAAACCTGTATATACAGATGATTTAGCGCCAAAAGACGCTTTAATAGTAAAAATTCTTAGAAGCCCTCATGCATTTGCAAAAATTAAAAACATAGATACGTCAGAAGCAGAAAAAATGGACGGCGTTGAATGTGTATTAACATATAAAAACGTTCCAAGAAATATCATTACCCGTGCAGGTCAGGGATATCCTGAACCTTCACCATATGACAAATTTGTGCTTGACGAATATGTAAGATATGTTGGCGATGAAGTTGCAGTTGTAGCAGCAAGAGATGAAATAACTGCAGAAAAAGCTTTAAAATTAATAAAAGTTGAATATGAAGTGCTTGAACCTGTGTTGGATTTTGAAAAAAGCAAGGGGTCAAAAAGTATAATACACCCTGAAGCAGATTATAAAAGTGAAGGATTTATTAGTTCTGACCCCAAAAATAATATTGCAGCCTCATACGAAATGAGTGTAGGTGATGTGGAAGAAGAAATTGAAAAATCGGAAATTGTAGTAAAAGAAAGATTCTACACACAGGCACAGGCACATGTAATGATGGAACCACATGCAGCATATACATATCTTGATATGCAGGGAAGGCTTGTAGTTGTTTCTTCAACGCAGGTCCCATTCCACGTCAGAAGAATTCTGGCAAGAGCATTAGGCATGGAAATTAGCAAAATCAGAGTAATAAAACCACGTGTAGGTGGCGGTTTTGGTGGAAAACAGGGAATACACGGCGAACCATATGCAGCACTGGTTACCTTAAAAACCGGAAAACCTGCAAAAGTTTATTATACAAGAAAAGAAGTATTTGAATCAACATATACAAGACATCCTATGAGATTTGACGTAACTATCGGTGCAGATAAAGATGGAAAAATAAGAGTAATAGACGTAAGGGGACTTTCAGACACAGGTGCATATGGTGAACATGCATTAACCACATTTATGGTTGCAGGTTCAAAAGTATTGCCTATGTATAATAAAGTAAAAGCTGTAAGATTTGGTGGAGATGTAGTTTACACAAACCATCCACCAGCAGGTGCATACAGGGGATATGGTGCTATACAGGCAAACTTTGCAATAGAATCTGCCATGGATATGCTTGCAGAAAAATTAGGCATGGATCCTGTAAAATTAAGAGAAATAAATATGATTCGCGAAGGCGAAACATCACCTATATTCAAAATAATGGGTGAAGGCCGCGAAGGCGTTGAAATGATTGTTAATAGCTGTAAATTAGATGAATGTATAGAAAAAGGCGTAAAGAAAATCAACTGGGAAGAAAAATTCAAAGCAGAAAAGAAGGGCACAAAAGTAAAAGGTGTGGGTATGGCAATAGCCATGCAGGGATCAGGAATTGCAAAAATAGATATGGCAGCCGCCACATTAAAATTAAATGATGATGGTTCATTTAATTTGCTTATAGGCGCAACAGATATAGGAACAGGTAGTGACACAATATTATCTCAAATAGCAGCAGAAGCATTAAATGTTCCAACTGAAATGATAATACCATATTCATCAGATACAGATACCACACCATTTGACACAGGTGCATACGCATCAAGTACAACATATGTTTCAGGTAATGCCGTAAGACTTGCAGCAGAAAAAATGAAAAATGAAATCATAAAAGCCGGTGCAGAATATTTTGAAGTACCTGAAGAAGAGGTTGAATTTGACGGTAAAGAAATAAAAACAAAAGATAAAAAAATAAGCCTTAAAAAACTTGCTGAAATACTATATTACAACGAAAACCAAAAACAATTAAGCGTAACAGCGTCTTACGTTGGTGAAGAGTCTCCACCACCATTTATGGCTGGTTTTGCAGAAGTTGAAGTTGATACAGAAACAGGTAAAGTAGATCTGCTAAATTATGTAGCTGTTGTGGATTGTGGGACACCAATAAATCCAAACCTCGCCAAGGTCCAGGTAGAAGGCGGTCTTGCCCAGGGAATTGGAATGGCAATGTACGAAGAGGTTATTTACGATAAAAACGGAAGATTGTTAACAAACAATCTTATGAATTACAAAATTCCTTCAAGACCGGACATTAAAAATTTAGATGTGGAACTTGTGGATAGTTATGAACCAACAGGACCTTATGGTGCAAAAAGTGTAGGTGAAATCGGAATTGACACACCTCCAGCAGCAATTGCAAACGCTGTGTATAATGCAGTTGGTGTAAGAATAAAAGATCTGCCAATTACACCAGAAAAAGTATTAAAAGCATTAAAAGAAAAGAAATAA
- a CDS encoding MFS transporter, protein MKKLLFYTVLTGLAESIYRVVFNLFLRDIGYTNSFISHITSLEMIGSAILGLFIGIAGDKFGKKIMLLISSLVFTTILLFRVFHPSENILLLTAFLNGGFLTSRMILLNSLIVDITTHENRGKYFGYNFGLVMGSGLVGNLIGGQWASF, encoded by the coding sequence ATGAAAAAGCTATTGTTTTATACAGTTTTAACAGGACTTGCTGAATCTATATATAGGGTAGTTTTTAATCTTTTTTTAAGGGATATTGGTTATACCAATTCATTTATAAGCCATATTACTTCACTTGAAATGATTGGTTCAGCAATTCTTGGATTGTTCATAGGAATTGCCGGAGATAAATTTGGAAAAAAGATTATGTTGTTAATTTCCTCATTGGTATTTACAACAATTTTATTATTCAGAGTATTTCATCCCTCTGAAAATATATTACTGCTTACGGCCTTTTTAAATGGTGGCTTTTTAACTTCAAGGATGATTTTATTAAATTCATTAATAGTTGATATTACCACACATGAAAATAGAGGGAAGTATTTTGGTTATAACTTTGGTCTTGTAATGGGAAGTGGTCTTGTTGGTAATTTAATTGGCGGACAATGGGCGAGTTTTTAG
- a CDS encoding Rid family detoxifying hydrolase — MELLNPENAPKAVGPYSIAVKSNGFIFVSGQLPVDVETGEFIKGDIAKATTTILNNIKNILESAGSSVNKIVKVNVFMTDLSKFDEFNKAYGDFFNGHKPARAAIQVAALPKGADIEIEAIAEA, encoded by the coding sequence ATGGAATTATTAAATCCAGAAAATGCACCAAAAGCAGTAGGACCATATTCAATAGCAGTAAAAAGCAATGGTTTCATCTTCGTTTCAGGACAGCTTCCTGTAGACGTTGAAACAGGAGAATTTATAAAAGGCGATATTGCAAAAGCAACAACAACAATCTTAAACAACATCAAAAACATTCTCGAAAGCGCTGGAAGCAGTGTAAATAAAATTGTGAAGGTTAATGTATTTATGACAGACCTTTCAAAATTCGATGAATTTAATAAAGCTTATGGCGACTTCTTCAACGGCCATAAACCAGCAAGAGCAGCTATACAGGTTGCAGCATTACCAAAGGGCGCAGATATAGAAATAGAAGCTATTGCTGAAGCATAA
- a CDS encoding RluA family pseudouridine synthase, which yields MQKSIIVKEGNYYKRLDKFLRNNYENLKLGFIYKLLRKGFVYVNGKRVKKQDFVLNIGDKVEIRYNGPLEERKKEKSILPRPLDLEIIFEDKNILAINKPNGVSVHPGTGEEKVTIIEGVLHYANGEFEPHLVHRLDKHTSGVLVIAKNKQIARELTEIIRGRNILKKYQALVLGKLKGEKNKLEDILDDKKAVLYYDVLNTYRIKNIPLSLVDIELKTGRKHQIRRQFANIGSPVAGDNIYGDFEKNKILKRFVGLKRYFLHSYYLEFDYKNKRYTLMAELTNDLKKVLNRLER from the coding sequence ATGCAAAAATCTATAATTGTAAAAGAAGGAAATTATTATAAAAGATTGGATAAATTCTTAAGAAATAACTATGAAAATCTAAAACTCGGGTTTATATACAAATTACTCAGAAAAGGTTTTGTATATGTAAACGGAAAAAGGGTAAAAAAACAGGATTTCGTTTTGAATATAGGTGACAAAGTTGAAATTAGATATAACGGTCCTCTTGAAGAAAGAAAAAAGGAAAAAAGCATATTGCCAAGACCTTTAGACCTGGAAATAATATTTGAAGATAAAAATATCCTTGCAATAAACAAACCAAATGGAGTTTCAGTGCATCCTGGAACAGGAGAAGAAAAGGTTACAATAATAGAAGGTGTTTTACATTATGCAAATGGCGAATTTGAACCACATCTTGTTCATAGACTTGACAAACATACATCTGGCGTTCTTGTAATAGCTAAAAACAAACAAATTGCACGAGAATTAACAGAAATAATCAGAGGAAGAAATATATTGAAGAAATATCAGGCATTGGTATTGGGAAAATTAAAAGGAGAAAAAAATAAATTAGAGGACATACTTGACGATAAAAAAGCTGTATTATATTATGATGTCTTAAATACATACAGAATAAAAAACATACCGTTATCCCTTGTTGACATTGAATTAAAAACAGGAAGAAAACATCAAATAAGAAGGCAATTTGCAAATATCGGCTCGCCTGTTGCAGGTGATAATATATATGGTGATTTTGAAAAAAATAAGATATTAAAAAGATTTGTAGGACTAAAAAGATACTTCCTGCACTCATATTACCTTGAATTTGATTACAAAAACAAACGTTATACATTAATGGCAGAACTAACTAACGATTTAAAAAAGGTTTTAAACAGATTGGAGCGATAA
- a CDS encoding DUF5693 family protein: MKNLKTLIFYITIFYAVFSFIYISYNDYKFLSRGYHIIDNSRLKTQSIKIGEKVVEYYKYQDYILISENSTNITLDDFKNIVHRFNNIIVAEFSDFGFIFDRYKIYLSNNELKKIRYAHYIKPKEMDKYDTEQVVQRYWRALNERRINLFYIPEHKKRSEIINAIEKRMKNHKDYILPLENIPEYFDIISAAVLLAFGAIYIPLFSIIYAILYFYFNPWSYVFAAIFFSFISWIKWKNHFEKDKAYIKAVLFNILIGILIYSSGYSYLYIYKISVIRGIKLLLITLPFILFIVQIKNFKLKKKDIILSSIILGIVFIYYILRSGNFGISTMTERKIRDLLEKYLIARPRFKELLGYTFIFTKPPTEFFKIFWNIGQAIVFVSIIDTFLHFQTPLYLGVLRTINAFVIAGIIIVLLRIIVYKLIYNRGE, translated from the coding sequence TTGAAAAATCTTAAAACGCTTATATTCTATATAACCATATTCTATGCAGTTTTTAGCTTTATCTATATCTCATATAATGATTATAAATTCTTATCCAGAGGATATCATATCATTGATAACTCCAGATTAAAAACCCAATCAATAAAGATTGGGGAAAAGGTTGTGGAATATTACAAATATCAGGATTATATCCTAATAAGCGAAAATTCCACCAATATAACTTTGGATGACTTTAAAAATATAGTCCATAGATTCAATAATATAATAGTTGCCGAGTTTTCAGACTTCGGCTTCATCTTTGACAGATATAAAATCTATCTATCAAATAACGAATTAAAAAAAATAAGATATGCTCATTATATAAAACCAAAGGAAATGGATAAATACGATACAGAACAGGTTGTTCAACGGTATTGGAGAGCGCTCAATGAAAGAAGAATAAACCTTTTCTATATTCCAGAACATAAAAAAAGATCTGAAATAATAAATGCCATAGAAAAAAGAATGAAAAACCATAAAGATTATATATTGCCATTGGAAAATATTCCTGAATACTTTGATATTATCTCAGCTGCAGTTCTTTTAGCTTTTGGAGCAATATATATACCGTTGTTTTCAATAATATATGCTATATTATATTTTTACTTTAACCCCTGGTCGTATGTATTTGCAGCGATATTTTTTTCCTTTATTTCATGGATAAAATGGAAAAATCATTTTGAAAAAGACAAAGCATATATAAAAGCTGTTTTGTTTAATATACTAATTGGTATATTAATCTACTCTTCAGGATACAGTTATTTATACATCTATAAAATTTCTGTTATTAGAGGTATTAAATTATTACTCATTACCCTTCCATTTATACTATTTATAGTCCAGATAAAAAACTTTAAATTAAAGAAAAAAGACATAATTCTCTCTTCAATAATCCTTGGGATAGTATTTATCTATTATATCCTCAGAAGCGGAAATTTTGGCATTTCCACAATGACAGAAAGAAAAATAAGGGATTTACTTGAAAAATATCTAATTGCCAGACCGAGATTTAAAGAATTACTGGGATACACTTTCATCTTCACAAAACCACCAACAGAATTCTTTAAAATATTCTGGAACATAGGACAGGCTATTGTTTTTGTTTCAATAATAGATACATTTTTGCACTTTCAAACACCACTATACCTTGGTGTATTGAGAACAATAAATGCTTTTGTTATTGCAGGAATTATTATAGTTTTACTTAGAATTATCGTGTATAAACTAATATATAATCGGGGTGAATAA
- a CDS encoding RMD1 family protein: MGNEIRIKAIDAGKNIDIALIAAKLQLPVITKWEMPLILNYNQKNVHVYQFGTFVFFDFTDKEIKDFIVYLEKLIEEEYKTVLEDELIIKIDNNIKGNFYIDYNIETLFIKEEFITQEVLSLISLTISQSVALERYEQLSDELEDEIEKTIYRYKKFKAFLPIIRNIVIGKTLNLVKTRHEIISDIMILDKPSITWEWNLYDELYESLARFFELKRRYKNLSHKLDYALETYTVLNEISEGSRANFLEFLIVVLIVLEIVMAFLHI; encoded by the coding sequence ATGGGAAATGAAATAAGAATAAAGGCTATTGATGCTGGAAAAAATATAGACATTGCACTTATAGCTGCAAAATTGCAATTGCCAGTCATCACAAAATGGGAAATGCCATTAATATTAAACTATAATCAAAAAAACGTACATGTTTATCAATTTGGAACCTTTGTATTTTTTGATTTCACCGACAAGGAAATAAAGGATTTTATAGTCTATCTGGAAAAATTAATAGAAGAAGAATATAAAACGGTTTTAGAAGATGAATTAATCATAAAAATCGATAATAATATAAAGGGAAACTTTTATATTGACTACAACATAGAAACATTATTCATAAAAGAAGAATTCATTACTCAGGAAGTTCTTTCATTAATATCATTGACCATATCCCAAAGTGTGGCATTAGAACGATATGAACAACTTTCGGACGAGCTTGAAGATGAAATAGAAAAAACTATATATAGATACAAAAAATTCAAAGCATTTTTGCCAATAATAAGGAATATTGTAATAGGAAAAACATTAAATCTTGTAAAAACAAGACATGAAATAATATCTGATATTATGATTCTTGATAAACCGTCCATTACCTGGGAATGGAATCTATACGATGAATTATATGAATCACTTGCAAGATTCTTTGAGTTAAAAAGAAGATATAAAAACCTTTCGCATAAATTAGATTATGCACTGGAAACTTACACTGTATTAAACGAAATAAGCGAAGGCTCAAGAGCCAATTTTCTCGAATTTCTCATTGTTGTCCTAATTGTCCTGGAAATCGTCATGGCATTCTTGCACATCTAA